Genomic window (Chrysemys picta bellii isolate R12L10 unplaced genomic scaffold, ASM1138683v2 scaf3, whole genome shotgun sequence):
tttctgtctcagctcttccccggagggggggtcaaagggcttgagggcaccccacagggaggaattcccaagtgcgccttcctgggttctcaaagggctTTTTTgaacttgggtggtggcagcatctacccatccaaggtcagagagaagctgtaaccttgggagtttaatacaagcctggaatgGCCAGTGTTAATtgttagaatccttgcgggcccccaccttgtgcactcgaagtgccagagtggggaatcagccttgacaccaacAGATGGGACTGAGGGAGGGAAAAGAGCTGGGCTCAGGCTATGGGCTCTGCAGGGCTCTGGtgaagtcccaggctggcacgACAATGAGCTGAGAGAGTCCGGAAATGGGAGGAAACTTCCACAGTTCAAATCCCCAGAGCGCCTTTGAGTGATTAATGTCAACGGGACTAGACCCATCCCCCCACCTGGATATTGTGTATCTAAATGAGAGCACTGGGATGGGGGGACTGAGAGAAACAAGCCTCACCAGCATGGCTGCCATCCCCACTGTCTTCTGGGACACCAGGATCCACCGTGACTTTACTGGGCCTTGTTCTCCTCATCCTCAGAGACGTGACCAGGCCAGGTCAGAGAGGGAGCCACATGATgccaccagctccagctgaatctgctaaacaccacctgggatgagAGATTGATTCGTGAGGAAACCCCGTCCATCCTGGGGCATTGTTCTCCCCCCCGTCCTTTTGCCTCTGTCTGCTAAGGTTTCAGCTTCACAGGCCATGACAATTCTACCCTTTGCACGTGggctgtgagcctgtgaccaaTAAGGCAGCTAAAAGCCAGGCCTTAAACAGCCAGATGCCAGCATGAGTTTGCCAGCCGTGGGAGAGGCTGGTCAGACCATGGGCttggcctgtgtttctccagccatGAGGCTGGAAGTGAGAGTCAGCCCcagggacagaagctgcattttctccctttacttctctttcctctccccttttgtgtgtgtttgtctggatTTGCCTTAAACCAGGCGGGGTCAGACTGTGACAGCATCAACAGCAGCAGCCGCTCCAGCTCGTCTAAACTAactttccctctttcccccacaagGACAATTCATACCATCTCTGACGCCATCCTACAGACCGGCAAGCAGGGGGTTCTCCATAAGAGGCTCTCTACAGCCACAGGGAATGAATGAGGGAGATTGTGAAAATGAAAGTCCCACTTAATACTGTTCCCTCTTAGAGCCATGGGGTTCACCATTATTTGCAGGGCTAGTTGCAGTAGGAGGAGAAATCGAAGACACAAGTCAGGTCTGTTCTTGGTGTGAGCTTGTTTATTTGCACAGAGCGCACACACAGTTGTGGTTTCTGAACACAGGAGAAACAGtcacaggcagtttccttgctccaGAATCCCCACGCCTGCCCTCCAGtgggctctgtgcccaagaaaCGTTGTCCCTCTGCTTCCTCTAGGAgatggtctacactgcagagttaggtcgacctaattacatcgctcagggctgtgaaaaatgtcacatcCTGTGTGAAATACTTAAGCCAACCAAAGCCCCAGTGCAGACACTGCTAGAACTAATGAGCCTGAGATCCAGTGCAGGTTCTCCCATCATGGACACAGGGccacaggaaggaaggaaaatgcCCCTGACTTCTTCCAAGCCCCTGATAGTCACCCAGtcccctctcccacccgctcTGGCTCTCCTGGAAGCTCTAGGTAGAGACTCCTGCTCTAGCTCAAAGGTGGGAAGAAGGGCTAGAGATTGTGTAGAGAGCAGAAGGCTTGAGAGGTGTGGGGTTCTTCCTCCCTTCTCTGTGGACTCACTGAGGTCTGCAGGGTGGGAGAAGCCCCAGCAGGCTGATTGGGAGCCATTACCCATCCCAAGCACTTCATGGGAAACTTCTTCTTTCTGTAAGGAAATTATTTGGctttctgttgggaaaatactCATCCTTTTCTGGGATTTCATGTGTCATATGTTGTGTGGACCCTTCTGTCCTCACAAAAACAGAGGGGGTGTCTCTCCTGGCATTCctatgggggcagagttaaggttatgtgcTTGAGATGAGTGGAAAGTGTCACCTTAACTCCACTTTTCCCATTTCCTGCCCAAACTCCCACTGGACCTTCACATGTGAGCTGATGTCTATCTTCTGTCTAAATTAACCATACATGGAATATCTCATTGTCTTTTCTCAGGCAGGCTGAGCAGTGCATGGGAGCTGCCATGGCTGGGGTAGATGTTAAAGAGCTTCCCAAGATACCTGAAGAGGATATGGAAGCACTGATGGCTGCTGTTGGGAAAGGAAACCTCGCCGAAGCAGCTGCTAAAGCGAAAGAGGCTCTGGAGATGGTTGATAAAATCATTCTCAACATTGCTGTCACGGGGGAGTCGGGCTCTGGAAAATCGTCCTTTGTCAACACCATCCGGGACCTGAGGGATGAAGATGATGCTGCTGCTGAGATAGGGATCACTGAAACGACAATGGAGCCCACTGCTTACCCACATCCTAGCTACTCAAATGTAATAGTCTGGGATCTGCCAGGGATCGGGACTGAAACATTTAAATCAGACACGTACCTCAAGCAGGTGGGGTTCAGTCGCTATGACTTTTTCATCATCATCTCCTGCACCCGCTTCAAAACCCACGATATTGAACTCGCCCAGGAGATCCAGAGACAAGGGAAGCAGTTTTACTTTGTGCGCTCCAAGGTGGATGTGGATTTGAAAAATGAGAGAGAACTGTATGACGAGAAGGGAATCCTGAAGCAGAGGAAAGCTGCCACGAAAAGGCCACATCAGTACAGTGAGAGTGCGATCCTCAATATCATCAGAGAGAACTGCATCAGTGGCCTCAAGGCAGCAGAGGTGGCCTCCTCACGGGTTTTTCTTGTATCTAGAGGGGACTTAGGCAAGTACGATTTTCCCAAATTGCAGGAAACGCTAGTGGATGAGCTCCACAGTCACAAGAGACTCGCTTTTCTACGATCCTTGTCCAATGTTTCTAAAGAAACCTTggagaagaaaaaacaacagctgCAAACGCAGATATGGCTGAAAAGTCTGGCGTCATGCGCAGTCGCTGCTGTTCCTCTCCCAGGTCTCTCCACTGTTTGTGATGTTGCCATGCTGATGACGTCCCTGAAAGAGTACTGCAGGGACTTCGGCCTCAATGAAAACGCTCTCGCTACACTTGCTAGACAGAATAACAAGCCCATTGAAGAGCTGAAGGCTGTTATAAGGTCCCCACTGAGTGAGGAAATAACAAAAGATCTTGTAATTAAGCTACTGACCAAGTACGCAGCTGGGGCAGTGAAATATTCGACGTATTTGTTGAATGTTATACCTGTGGTAGGTGCTGTGGTATCTGcagcagtttctctccctaccaCATACTTCATGTTGAAGAATTTCCTGGATGATGCTGCGGCTGACGCTGTACGAGTCCTGGAGGTGGTTATGGAAGGAGACATTTCAAACTCAGGGAAACAGCATGAAaacacccacaccccctgaaaGGAAGAAACCTCAGCACGTGGCTGAAAGGATGAAAGTAAAGACCCTGTCCCAGCTGGAGCTTGGAGCTCAAAGCTGTGGGAAGTCTCATGAAAATGCTGACAGGGGTCCTAGGCTCTCCTGTTAGACAATAATAGATTAAGAAATGCTGAGACTGTCCTTGTAATTCTGTCTCTGCGCTCATAGGCTTAACCAGCCCCTTATGCAAAGGGAGATTTGTCCAGGGAAGCACCTGTGTCTGGCTCTGCTATTAACCCTGTGAATGGCCCTGGATTGAAATGGAGAAGGGTCAAGATGTGCCTGGCTGATAAACCCATGTTGGATGCTTGATAATGACCTGGCTGAGTGGCAGCTGTCACTTATACTCTGGGCTGTTCTCCCATTCATGGCTGGTGAGTTCGTGTGGAGAGAGGCTCTAGTGTTTGATGCTGAGTTTAGGTACCTCTGTTGCTCCTTGATTTGCTATTCTCAGTGGGAGCCTATTCTGTAGTTTGTTAGAAGAGCCGATGATTGAACAATTCATTTGAGCAACTGGAGACTCAGATACATTGCGGCTGGTTTGGCCATATGTATAGCCAGTGCTTCAGCCTCTGTCTTCCCCCAATAACCCATTGATTTGTTGATTTTGTTTCCATAATGATTAGCGGTCCGGTTCTGCGATCCTTTCACACCCCCAGAACGGGCCCCTCTTGTCTTGTAGAAATGATTTAATATTTCAATTATAATAAACTTGCATTTAATCTGCACTAAGAGCCCGTGTCTCTGAATTTCACCATTGCTAAAGGCCCATGGCTTAAGGGCATTGCTCTGAGTAGACAGGAGCTCTTCCCTAGAGTGTCACTAATTGGGGGGTTTAACGAAGGGCGGGGGGGATGCATCCGTAGGGTATTTGTGAGGAGAAGAAGCGAAACCCTGAAGCAGCAGCGTCACCAGCAACAAGGGTTGGGTCTTTACCTGAGGGGATTCTCTACAATTCCTTAACTGTgactcaagcccccacccagtgatctgGGAACCTGTATCCTCTCTGGGCACCTTTGCTGGGCAAATCACCCACTCGCCAGCACAGTCACCAGAGGGTTAAACAGAAGAACTTTGTTGGCTGAGGAAAGAGGAAGGACGGGGTGAGCTGGGACAAACATTTATGGTTTAACACCTTCCCCCATCTACTGTCTCAGGGTGTATCTGTCACAGTCCCGACTAATTACCCCCTGAGCAGATGATACAGTTTgttctgcctcccagcccctcactcacAGTTTGTGGCTGCAGGAGAATCAGGGTCCCTGGGGCTCTACCCCCGTCCTGCTCTGATGATGTCAGAAGTGGGTTTAAACCTGTGCAGGGACACGTCCATTGGACCTTAAACCTAACGCTGCCACCACTCAGCCATTCTGGGGCTGTTACAATGATTTCAGCAGTTAGGACAGGGAGGCTGCACCAGGGTCTTTAGGTGAACGTAGACCCTGATCCCAGTCACTGTTCAGGCTTTGCCCAGCTGGTTTCCACCAGGGAACTCTCCAGAGAAACCCCGATGTCCCCAAACCATCCGCAATTGATATGTAAATGAGCTACAGCCTCATTCAGTCCCTTTGCCTtccagcagatggcagcagagagctgcCTCTGGTACCATCCTTCTCTCATGGACTTcaggccccagggctcccactcctctctcctggctctgccccaactGAGTCCCCCTCCCTTGTATCGTCTTTTCCTGGCCCAGGCCCAGCTGGGGTCAAAAGTATCATTAAGTTGCCCTATCACCCGCAGCGGGGAGCGAGCTGCTACCTCCCAGGCCAGGCTGAGCTTTGCTTGCCTTAAAGAGCCGGCCAGCCTGTGACACCTCCCACAACCAAccaccccactgcacacacagtgCAAAGAGAGGCTGAGAGGCACCGAATCACACGTGACAGACGTCAGTCACCTCGTTTAACACCCGACCGGAAAGTGCTCGAATCCCCTGGGGATGAGGTCAGGATCAGAtttggggggatttgatagct
Coding sequences:
- the LOC135977557 gene encoding interferon-inducible GTPase 5-like; the encoded protein is MGAAMAGVDVKELPKIPEEDMEALMAAVGKGNLAEAAAKAKEALEMVDKIILNIAVTGESGSGKSSFVNTIRDLRDEDDAAAEIGITETTMEPTAYPHPSYSNVIVWDLPGIGTETFKSDTYLKQVGFSRYDFFIIISCTRFKTHDIELAQEIQRQGKQFYFVRSKVDVDLKNERELYDEKGILKQRKAATKRPHQYSESAILNIIRENCISGLKAAEVASSRVFLVSRGDLGKYDFPKLQETLVDELHSHKRLAFLRSLSNVSKETLEKKKQQLQTQIWLKSLASCAVAAVPLPGLSTVCDVAMLMTSLKEYCRDFGLNENALATLARQNNKPIEELKAVIRSPLSEEITKDLVIKLLTKYAAGAVKYSTYLLNVIPVVGAVVSAAVSLPTTYFMLKNFLDDAAADAVRVLEVVMEGDISNSGKQHENTHTP